The genomic interval CGCAGAATTAGAAGTTTTGATTTTGAGGATAATATCTGAAGGAGGTTTGGTTTTAGTGGGACCTGAATGGAgatgtttttcatttctctatgtgaatttaattcAATCGATTTGAGGGTTGTAGGTGCTGGAGGGTCTTGATGCCGTTCTTGATGTTGGGGGTGTGTATGATCCAATTCAAAATCGGTATGATCATCACCAGAAAGGGTTTGATGAAGTTTTTGGTCACGGATTTCTTACCAAGCTCAGTAGTGCTGGTCTTGTCTACAAGGTAATCCTCTGTTCAAGTGCACATTGGTAGTTTATATGTGGGAGATGGAAGTTTGGAAGTATCTACACGGTTTGTGTTAGTTTTATTTGACCTGATttggtttcatttcttttcgcCATTTTCTTTGTTAGAATCCAATTTGCATTTCTTTTACATTGTTGGCATCTAGcattttggaaaggaaataatAGCCAAGGAACTTCAAGTTGATGAAGGGCACCCGGATGTGCATCGGTTATTTTTGGCTGTATACAAGAGCTTCATGGAggtactaatttatatatattgggatGGCCGTGCATCTATGGGATAGGATTATTTTCGGCAAAGTTTTGTTACTTCCTGTATTTTGAATGAAGAAGTTCATTTAATGCGATGTTGAATATCTTCAAAAAGAAAGGTGACTGATTTCAGATTTATTGCGTGCAGACAGCTTCAGATGTGTAGATTCTTCTTGTTTGTAACTGGTGGTGAATGAAGTGTCCattaagtttttatatattcttgcaAGCAATCGATGCTATTGACAATGGGATCAATCAGTTTGATACGGAGAAACCTCCAAGATACTTGAATAATTCAAACTTGTCTTCAAGAGTTGGAAGATTCAATTTGGATTGGATAGACCCCGATCAATCACCTGAGAAGGAGAATGAGGCCTTTCAACAAGCTATGTCTCTGGCTGGCCATGAGTTTTTAGATGTGAGGTTTTTATAATGTTAATGGTTAAGCTtcaattttgttcttttattcgttaaattatttactttacCATACACCTGCAAAAGCATAGAGATTAAAATGGGCCATAgttattgaattttttctttaatgtgTTTACACTTTTAATGTGACAGCCTTCTCCTACTTTCAGAGTGTTAGGTGTCATGCAAAATCATGGTTGCCAGCGAGGTCAATTGTAGTGGAGTGTCTTGCAGCAAGACAGGATATTGATCCTTCTGGAGAAATTATGGTTTTGACTAGATCCTGTCCTGTAAGTTGGCAATGCTTATCTTTCTCCTTGCCTACACAATGTTGTTAGTCTAAAGCTGCTTCATACCCATATTCTATTCAATCTGCAGAATGTTTCATCCATTTGATATGTCGTATGCCACATACtgtttttttcctctctgttttatgttaatttatataattcgtTGTTTTCTGTGTCTTTTTTATCTGGTAATGGGTAGAGAAGTTTAATAGCTACTACATTGGATtgcctttaatttttcttaaataaagcATGTTGCTTAAGATATGAGCTTCCATGTTATGGCAAACAATGGTCTCTACATTACTACATCAATTACATACCTTATGTTCATAATCTCCAATCTGGTTTTATGTGCTATAGtgatttttcttgaataaaagCATGCTGCTAAGAATATAAATTACTCTAttatgtcaaacaataacatATGCATCGATCATCATGTTCAGACGACGTTAATGTGATTTTTTGCCTTGCAGTGGAAGCTTCACATGTTTGAGCTTGAGGAAGAGATGAAGATTGACCCTCTCATCAAATATGTTGTCTACCAGGTAGTTATACCTATcttgtgaaatttttatgctttttttgtttcctgCAGATAGATAGATGGCTTTGTTCACAGGTAGGTTTGGTAGGATGATATTTTTCCTATCATTTTTTTCAGAAATGCTATTCATCATTCTCTCATCATCTTATTATGTAGCATCAAATGATTGGAGAAGTATCTGTTTCTTTTCAGTTATCTACCAATCATTTGATACCATATTAGTGgatgatgaaaagatgatggttaaaatgatgataaatgatattttccctttttttccatATCAAGTTCAGAGATTCTGTCCTTAAAAAGAGGCAAGTAGTTTTTCTCTAGCATGGTAatttttagtgtaatttttttcttcaaaatgtaAAGCCTTGAGtgcttggagagagagagagagagagagagagagagtttggggAATTTGTTTGCATAATGGTGTTCTGCCTCCTTTTTTGCACTACTTTCTGAGTCTCCTGGTTACAAATACCTTTAAAATGAAGGTTGCTATAATTTGTGTTAGGCATACCCTATTGAAAGTGATGTTAGTTTTGAGTAGTGCAACAGTCCCAGCGGGGCACTTTTCTGTTGTTTTTCTCAGATTAATCTCTGCCTACCATCAGTAAGGATATCAAATAAATGTCACTATCTTTTGAACATCTTGTTTAGCAAGTTCATTTTATTCCAGTTTACCGTcctaaattttatgtttttccgAGGAGACTTCTGAATGTATATATTGCAACACAATCTCCAGGATGACAGGAACAAAACTTGGAGAGTGCAGGCAGTAGCCGTGTCCCCTGATAGGTTTGAGAGCAGAAAGCCTCTTCCTTATCAATGGCAAGGACTAACGGATGATGAACTCTCGAGGGAGGTGGGTATTCCTGGCTGTGTTTTTGTCCATATGAGTGGGTTTATTGGTGGGAATCGAAGTTATGAGGGTGCTCTGGCCATGGCAAAAGCTGCTTTGAAGCTCTAACTGAAGAAAAGTGTTCTAAGTCAGTGATTTTGTTAGTTCGGATTCTGAGAGATTTTTGGCATTTCTGCGGGATCTACCTATTATTTTTTACTGTTTCCATTTTATGTGCCTTGGGCAGCAATTTTGTAGTCCCAACTCCATGTGGTTTCTCAGAGCTTGTTTTGGGATgcatttggaagatttttgcGTTTGGTTAATAACTTTTATCCATTTCCGAtttcagcatatatatataaatagctgTGTTTTCTTACATAAAAACCAACGCAGGCCAGTGTTCATCAGCTTGGAATGaccaaaaaatcaaatgcaGAATACCTTAAGACAATAATCGAATAGCCAACAATAAATGATAAATTGATCTCAAGGGCAAGCCCATGACTTAACCCCGGTGGGCTGGATTggaaactcattttaattaattttattttattattataattttttaaaatttttatacaaaatataataaataatctaaaattttaaaataataataatattataataatattttatttaaaattattttaattcatttttaaatccaaactaGATAAATTGTTAAAGAATTATATTGCCTCTTTTATtcttaaagaaattaattatagaCATAAACTCCGTACTTAtatatactatttaaaaatatataattttatttttttaacctcGCATTTCCTACTTACAATAGAACGTTTGGTTAAGAATAGATTGCGATGCGACTCATCATCAAACAAAATCTTCGATAAGGATGAGTAGCAATCGAAGCTCAGAGCAGGCCTAACGGAGCAGTGAGCACTCCAATCACGTCTCTTTATACAACTCCCATGGCCTCCGCCACCACCAGATCCCTCAAAGCTCGTCTCAACAACGGTGAAGGGCCCTTCTATGGCCTCTTCCTCCTCAGCTTCTCACCCACCCTCGCCGAGATCGCTGGCCATGCAGGCTATGACTTCGTCGTCGTCGACATGGAGCACGGCTCCGGTGGTATTTCTGATGCCCTCCCTTGTCTCCGCGCCCTCGCCGCCACCGGTACCCCTGCCATCCTCAGGATCCCCGATAACTCTCCCACCTGGGCCAAGAAAGCCCTCGACTTAGGGCCTCAGGGCATCATGATTCCCATGATTGACTGCCAACTTTCCGCCCAGCAAGCCGTCTCCCATTGCCGATACCCACCCGCCGGAGTTCGAGGAGCAGCCTACCCGATCGTGAGAGCCTCCAAGTACGGTATCGACGAAGATTACATAGACAAGTGTGAGAGCGAGCTCTTGATAATGTGCCAGGTGGAGTCGGAGGAAGCCGTGAGAAAGGTAAAGGAGATTGCTGCTGTTGATGGGGTTGACTGTATCATGATTGGGCCGTTGGATTTGAGCGTGAGCATGGGGTACCTGGGGGACCCAGGAAACGGGAAGGTGAAGGAGATGATTAGGGTGGCGGAGAAGGCGGTTCTGGAGACGAAAGCCGAGAAAGGAAGCGATGGCGGGAGTGCAGGAGCTTATCTTGCTGGTTTTGCAATGCCACAGGATGGGCCTGAGGAGCTTAAGAAGCGTGGATACAACATGGTGTGTGGTGCTGTTGATGTGGGCTTGTTTAAGTCTGCTGCTGTTGAGGATGTGAAAAGGTTTAAGCTGAAATGACTTCTCATGATCACTCAGGAcccatccattttcttttcgATTTCCTGTTTGGTTTTGGgttgttcttgttgttttgTTTGAGGGGGGAATAGATGAAGAGATGAACTATTGATCTTACCTTCAAATAAAGTTAATATTTCATCATGAATCATGTCCTATAATGACCTACCTAACAAGAAATCCTATGCATATATTGGTCTGTTAATTTGTTTGGTGAACCTTTTCGTGAAAGAATATTGAGAAACAAATTCATGACAAGTTGGACATGTTTCACCGTGCAAAGCTCCTGACATCTTTACTTCTGAGTGCACATAAAAGGATATGCAGGTTGCCTTTCAACAACAATATGcatattttctcattattattatgtattttatatatttatttcatagcTGAAAACATAAGTcatctttatttattcatttgatACATTATGTAGTATAAATGGATCTAATATAGATCCGAAATGAAATGGTAACACTTGTTCCCTTCAAAATCTATATAATTCATGACCATGTTGCCAACAAGGAGGTTGCTATACATTAAGTAGAAGCTTGTAAGTAGTGAATTAAACAAGCTATATGGATTGAATTA from Juglans regia cultivar Chandler chromosome 2, Walnut 2.0, whole genome shotgun sequence carries:
- the LOC109021710 gene encoding 2-keto-3-deoxy-L-rhamnonate aldolase-like — its product is MASATTRSLKARLNNGEGPFYGLFLLSFSPTLAEIAGHAGYDFVVVDMEHGSGGISDALPCLRALAATGTPAILRIPDNSPTWAKKALDLGPQGIMIPMIDCQLSAQQAVSHCRYPPAGVRGAAYPIVRASKYGIDEDYIDKCESELLIMCQVESEEAVRKVKEIAAVDGVDCIMIGPLDLSVSMGYLGDPGNGKVKEMIRVAEKAVLETKAEKGSDGGSAGAYLAGFAMPQDGPEELKKRGYNMVCGAVDVGLFKSAAVEDVKRFKLK